From the genome of Leptospira kirschneri serovar Cynopteri str. 3522 CT:
GTTTACTATATTCGTTCCCGTGGGATCGATCGTTCCCATCAAAGCATTCGAATTTACTAATCTTCCAGGAGGTAGATTAAAGATTGCGTCCACAGGTGTTACCGGTGTTGAACCCGCTCCTCCAGTTCCAGAGTTTCCCGGTTTTATCGGCACTCCTTCGTTGTTCACCTGAGTTTTTACAGGTTCTGCGGCTAACCAAATCGCCCCCGCTAGATCCACGTTATCCATCGTGTTATGTTCCTTCTCAAACAAGCCACAGGACATAACAAAAGAGATAATTAAGAATATTATAATATGGAATATACTTAGATGTGTTTTCCTTCGAAATTTTTTCATTTTTTCACCTCTTTATTTTTCACTTTTGATTTCTTACGTCTTTCATCAGTCATACATTCGTTCTTTGTTCATCTTACGTTTGTTATGCCTTTATTTTGTTTTGTTAAGGTTGATTACGCCGTCTTTTCAAAAGTTTCATTTCGACTATGAAAAAAATGAGGCCCGTTGTGGCTACAGCATTTCAAAAAATTCTGTTTTTTTGTGATATTATTACCAAAAATGTATCAAATTTTTAAGTATATTCAAATAATCGTTAGCGATTTCCGCCAAACGTTTGTTATGATACTAGATTCTTTTTGTTTTAAGTTGCACAAAATCGAATATGTTTTTCACGTCTTTGATTCTTATTTAAATTCATGTTATAACTAAGAATGCGTTTATTTATGCTTCGTTTGGTCTTTGTCTATTTTTTTTGGTTTTGTATTCTTTAGTGTTGATCTAATATTTTAAGGATGGGTTATACTGAGGGCTATGTTTTGCAAAGCCAGGACTATTGAATGAAGAAATTTTATCACATTCAATGTTATATTTTGATTATTCCTTATGTTTCTTTTTTTGATAGAATTCTGTCACAAAACGTAAAACAACGATAATGACTTTCGAGTTTAATTTGTAAATTTATCCGTTTTCTTGAATTTTGTTTTCACTTAGGTAGATTGAGCGAACTGAAAGATGATACTCATAACTATATAATAAAGTACCTAATATTTTACATAGAACCAGCGTTTTGCGACAGAATTAACGGTACTCAATTTTATAGAGATCCGTATTATTTTTAAAACAAGCCTACCACGGTTTTGTTTTGATTCATTCTGTATTTTCTTACTGAAAGATGATAACGTCATTTAACTAGTTATTCCAACGCCCTACCCTTTTAATTTTGTATTAACGTAAATTCTTGCATGAGAAAAACTTTTCTAAAAGTATGAGTCCCTATATTTTTAGAATTTGTTCGTAAAATCGTGGTTTGTTGTTTCCACATTTAAGAAATCGATCCATAATATTTAAGATTTCATTTTTTTTCAGAACCATGAGGTCCTTAAGCCAAACTCATGTTCAGTTAAAATTTCTAAAAAACACAAATGAAAAAATCTATATTCCTAATTCTGCAATTAAATTATAAAATTAATTTGACATACAAGAGCTTTTTAAAAAACGATCCAAACTCATAAAGGAGATTTAACTTTTTAAATGACAACTTACTGTCTTAAATTTGGAAAAATATTTATTATATTTTGTTTGATCGTATTCAGTTTAACAAATTGTGCCATGGGAAGTCTTACGATTACCGGAAGAAGTTATCCGCCTCTTGCAGAAACAGAACCTATTGATGTGATTATGAGAGCAGTTCCTGATTATCAAGTAGAACAGATTGGTATTGTAGAAGTTCGTTGTGGACAACTGAATCATTGTATCGAATACGTTAAAGAAAAAGCAAGAGAACAAGGAGCCGACGTTATCATACTAGCCGATTCCGGTATTGTAACTTCCATACAGTATATGCCTGGAACCAGAGCGGGAAATACTTCTACTCCCGGCCAAATTTCAAGTAGCAGCGGTCAAATTCAAACCTGG
Proteins encoded in this window:
- a CDS encoding LA_1841 family salt-regulated protein, which gives rise to MTTYCLKFGKIFIIFCLIVFSLTNCAMGSLTITGRSYPPLAETEPIDVIMRAVPDYQVEQIGIVEVRCGQLNHCIEYVKEKAREQGADVIILADSGIVTSIQYMPGTRAGNTSTPGQISSSSGQIQTWEIARKILIPHNETKGNKRKKNVSEEI